Below is a window of Paramagnetospirillum magneticum AMB-1 DNA.
AGATCAAATACGTCATGCCCGGCGACGACACCGCCGACGCGGTGACCGTCGAGTATTTCTCGTCGCGCACCTGGAAGCCCGACGAGACCACGGTCAAGCTGGCCGACAGCCAGGGCGACAACCCGGCCAAGGTCAACCTGTTCGGCTGTACCGCCAAGGATCATGCCCAACGGGAAGGTCTCTACATCGCCGCCAACAACCGCTATCGCCGCCGCATGGTCACCTTCCGCACCGAGCTGGAGGGCATGATCCCGACCTATGGCGATCTCGTCGCCATCACCCACGACATGCCCCGCTGGGGTCAGGGCGGCGAGGTGATCGATTGGCGGGCCGAATCCGCGAAGCCGCCCTGGACTGGGGCGGTTCTGATGCTGTCCGAACCGCTGACCTGGACCGAGGGCGCCAGCCATTACCTGGCGCTGCGCCGCCGCGACGGAAGTCTGGCGGGGCCGTTCCGGGTCGAGCCAATGGCCGATGCGCCCACCATGGTGCGTCTCGCCGAGCCGCTGACCGTCACGCCTTATACCGGCGGCTCGGAGGAGCGGACCTACTTCTCCTTCGGCCCCGGCCAGGCATGGGCCCAATCCGCCCGCATCCTCGCCATCCGTCCCCGCGCCGAGCAGGTGGAGATCACCGCCGTCGCCGAGGATGCTCGAGTGCATGTGAATTAGCCGTCTTTCATTTCCCGTCCCCACAGCCGCCTCCGGGCGGCTTTTTTCGTTGGAGAATGACCATGACCCAGTCCTGCACCATTCCTCGCGGCATTCGCCTCAACAATCCCGGCAATATCAAGGAATCCCCCGGCGACAAGACCCAATGGCAGGGCGAGCGCGCCACCGATGACGATCCGGTGTTCGAGGAGTTTGTCAGCCCTGAAGCGGGCATTCGGGCGCTGACCCGCATTCTGCTCAGCTATCAACGCCGCTACGGCCTGAACACCGTCGCCGGAATCATCAATCGCTGGGCGCCGGGCTGCGAGAACGACACCGGCTCCTATATCGCCCATGTCGCTTCTCGCCTGGGCGTGACGTCCGATCAGGCCATTGACCTGACCAAGGCCGACACCATGGCCGGACTGGTCGAAGCCATCATCCGCCATGAGAACGGCCAGCAGCCCTACGCCAGAGAGGTGATCCTGGCAGGGGTTGGCATGGGGCTGGGGAGCGCTTGATCATGAATCTGCTCGATCTCCTCGGCGATGCCGCCGCCATCGCCGCCAACCCCATCGCGGGGCTGGCCAAGGTGGCGCTGGACGTGGCGCCGGACATCGCCAGCCTGTTCGGCGACGATGCCGAGAAGGCCGTGGGCAAGCTGGCCGACAGTGTCCGCGCCATCACCGGCACCGACGATCCCGACAAGGCCCGTGAGGTGCTGGCCGATCCCAATCTGGTATTCCAGCTTCGTGCCCAGGCGCAAGGATTCGCCCATGCCGAACGTATGCAGCAGATGACCGGGGCCATCACCACGCTGACCGCTACCCTGGCCGACCGCCAGAACGCCCGAGCCAGGGACAGCGAGTTCATCAAGGCCGGGCGCAGCAACACTCGCGCCAACGTCCTGCTGGTGACCGCTGGACTCGGCATTGTCGGCGGGATCGGCTTCATGGTGTTCGGCCATGTGGACGGCAACACCGCCGTCGGCGGCTGCATCATCTCGGTGGTGACACTGCTTGCGGGCAAGTTCGCCACCGCGTTTGATTTTGAGTTCGGCGGCTCGGCGGATTCCGAGCAAACCCGCACTCTGCTGGCGCAAGCACCACCCATTAGGTAAGTCGAGCATGACGCAGTCGACCGAGGGAGCATCCCCCGGTCGACCGTATTTTTGCATTTGGGGCCTACGATAAGGCAGGCCAGTAGTGGGCTTATCCCCTCCACCGCCAAACAGAGGAAGCTAAAGCTGCCCCCAAAAGTGAGGTGGGATCTCTTGTGCCATGCTCAATGCACCTTTACATGCTTCCATAAGCGGCTCATTGGCAATGCTAACCCTTGCATCTCCATACGGCGCAAGCATAGATTTAACATATTCAGGTAGCCCGCGAATCTGCGCCCCAGCTCCAGTAATGACTATATTTTTCAGAACGAGGGCCTGATCCTCCGGGGGAACCACACACAACACAGCACCAATACGCTCAGCAATCTCAGCGAACGGCGATTCGCATGCGGCCCGAACCTGCTCAGTTACATCACAGCGAACAGCCTTTCCGGCAGATCGAAACTCGCAGGCTGCTACCAGTTGAGGCCGCCCGACAAATGCAAATTGTTCTTTAACCATGCGCGCAATGTTGGCATTTATCTGCAGAGCAGGATATCGCTCCAGAATGGAATTCTTTAAGCGTTCATCAATGTAACTTCCAGCTTTAGCTATAGAGCTCTGGTCTTCTGGGCGTGGAATTCGGCCTTTCATGGCGCATATATCTGTTGTCCAAGCCCCTATATCAATAATAATTGAGCCACTAGCTTTGCCGATGCTATTTCCAGCCAAAAAAGGGGCTGACATTAAAAGCACATTCTGGCAGTACTCTTGGGCCAGCTTGAGTAAGAGCTTTTTGTTCGCCGCTGTGAATCGAGGCGTCACACCGATAACAGCAAAAACTTTCTCACCAGCAGCAGGCTCTGCACACTTGATAATATGACTGATAAAGTGCCTAGTGACATCGATGTCTTGCTCACTGATAGGATTTAACAATCCATCCAGCAAGGGATTCCGCAGATGGAGGTAGGAGCGCATTTCGAAGGCTTCATCACCAACAAGATACGGGCGCCCAAGCCGGGCTAAGCCAACAAAATCCTTCGGGTACCCCACCAACGACTTCAATGATAATGACTTACCTCGACTCGTCATAATGACAGTCTTTGAGTAACCAAAATCGATACCGACATAGAGTATGTTTTGGTTATCGTTCACAATCATCATGCTGTCCCCGAATCTAGCTGGCGTTCAAGATCATATTTGACGGAAGACATCGTTGCAAACGCTGACCTGAACCGCCCCAGGATCGCCGGAGGCTTGTTGGTTAACCCTGGTCGGTGTTGAAAATCTCCGGCCTGCCGAAGCGGGCGAGAGCCTCCTGCAAGGCGTCGATGCAGAAATCGGCCTCCATGGTGTTGGGTCGTGTCCCGCCGAGTTCTCTAATCGCGGTTGTCACCCCCCTCACTTACGTCACCGCCGGACTCATGGCTCACCCAGCGCAACGGCTACTTTGCTGCGGCTCGCAACTCGTAGTGCAGCCCGGTCATGGGCGGAAAAGTCATCAAATCCCTCCTTAACTGCTCTCCTCACTTTTTGAAAATGGCATTCCTGCTTTTCATAATTCGTCTAAAGAAGGCAGCCCCTTGGGCTGACAAACTTCCAGCTGCCACTCCCACAAGATCTGCAATACCTGTAGTTAAACCCTGTACCGGCACGTCAGAGCGGACCGGCGTCGGGCTAACCAATTCCTTTTGTACATCCTCAATCCGAGCACTATCCCGATCCCGCGCGGAGCGCCCAGGTACGACAGGCCATGCTCCAGAAAGGTAATTAGGGCTGCTGTAAGATGATGATTCATTCCGATTGCCATTGGGATCAACGTCAACCCGCACTATACATTCATCGTGCTCAGTTCCTTTCGCAATTCTGCTAACAACCTCGATCCAATTCATCCATGAATTAATATTGTCATGGAATTGAAAGAACCCGATTACGGTAGAGTCTGGCCCATATGCCATGACATTAGCGTGTTCAATATGAAGAGTTACGCCATGCGCTTTGCATTGAACCTTCGTGATTGACTGAATATCTTTAGCGTTTACTCCGACGCTCAGCCCTTGCAAAGCGACATCAATGGCAGAGCCATGCCGTTCATATCCATCACGGCATTGCCAATAGACCTCGATTGAACCAAGCGGAGCAGCAACGAACAACAAAAATTGAAATTCACCATCGATCACGCCAGATGTGCGGGTAAGCAACTT
It encodes the following:
- a CDS encoding structural protein; protein product: MTQSCTIPRGIRLNNPGNIKESPGDKTQWQGERATDDDPVFEEFVSPEAGIRALTRILLSYQRRYGLNTVAGIINRWAPGCENDTGSYIAHVASRLGVTSDQAIDLTKADTMAGLVEAIIRHENGQQPYAREVILAGVGMGLGSA
- the mamK gene encoding MamK family actin-like protein; translation: MMIVNDNQNILYVGIDFGYSKTVIMTSRGKSLSLKSLVGYPKDFVGLARLGRPYLVGDEAFEMRSYLHLRNPLLDGLLNPISEQDIDVTRHFISHIIKCAEPAAGEKVFAVIGVTPRFTAANKKLLLKLAQEYCQNVLLMSAPFLAGNSIGKASGSIIIDIGAWTTDICAMKGRIPRPEDQSSIAKAGSYIDERLKNSILERYPALQINANIARMVKEQFAFVGRPQLVAACEFRSAGKAVRCDVTEQVRAACESPFAEIAERIGAVLCVVPPEDQALVLKNIVITGAGAQIRGLPEYVKSMLAPYGDARVSIANEPLMEACKGALSMAQEIPPHFWGQL